Proteins from one Emys orbicularis isolate rEmyOrb1 chromosome 2, rEmyOrb1.hap1, whole genome shotgun sequence genomic window:
- the LOC135873270 gene encoding MARVEL domain-containing protein 3-like, which yields MSHAERPHRDKQHRYYESHGSDRHHEERRAKKPYPSNGRSTQGIPGNQHSRPSSANSDLYQKNKLPTHGYVNSPPNYDPEKETFSEKCNNLCSRRGILKFVEITVNILVLICVGASHAAIAGYSSMGGLGTGSFNIGSFYSPFEGTEFQEVRDLDMQYSQMRAPCVYGGVAFSLTLAALTLLFLIVGAKPIDRLSVKMLVAECAFDALACMGYIAAVGLYLHFIIQVNSTDTCKKRERLYARRGYTWMNCEVQGGDAAVSLFGIVAACLYFPSSVICALTIRNVRAFRSQMTRTQYSLENSYREREYQKDYRSPESTHNAQAVATLV from the exons ATGTCTCATGCTGAGAGACCTCACCGTGATAAGCAACACCGATATTATGAGAGCCACGGATCTGACAGACACCATGAGGAGAGAAGGGCTAAAAAGCCATACCCATCCAATGGAAG GTCAACACAAGGGATTCCTGGCAACCAACACTCAAGACCTTCTAGTGCGAATTCAGACCtgtaccaaaaaaacaaactacCAACTCATGGATATGTCAATTCTCCACCAAATTATGATCCCGAGAAAGAGACCTTTTCAGAGAAATGTAATAACCTATGCTCAAGGAGAG GTATTTTGAAGTTTGTTGAAATTACCGTCAACATTCTAGTGCTGATCTGTGTTGGAGCCTCCCATGCAGCTATTGCTGGCTACAGTTCTATGGGAGGTTTGGGAACGGGCTCTTTCAACATTGGTTCGTTTTACAGCCCATTTGAAGGAACCGAGTTCCAGGAGGTGCGAGACCTGGACATGCAGTACAGCCAGATGAGAGCTCCTTGTGTGTATGGGGGAGTAGCCTTCAGCCTGACATTAGCAGCACTTACACTCCTGTTCCTCATCGTTGGGGCAAAACCCATTGATCGACTCTCTGTGAAGATGCTCGTGGCAGAATGTGCCTTTGATGCGCTGGCTTGTATGGGGTATATTGCAGCTGTTGGCCTTTACTTACACTTTATCATCCAGGTGAACTCCACCGACACATGCAAGAAGAGGGAAAGACTGTATGCGCGCCGTGGGTACACCTGGATGAACTGCGAGGTTCAGGGGGGTGATGCAGCTGTCAGCCTGTTTGGCATCGTTGCTGCTTGTTTGTACTTCCCAAGTTCTGTGATCTGTGCACTCACCATTCGAAACGTACGGGCCTTTCGGAGCCAGATGACCAGGACTCAATACAGCCTTGAGAATagctacagagagagagaataccaAAAGGACTACAGAAGCCCCGAAAGCACTCACAATGCACAGGCTGTAGCAACACTGGTGTAG